CCGCGAGATGACCGGTCTGGTCGCCACCGCCGCCCACGGCGGACTCGCCCAGGAGCAGGTCGCCCAGGTCGGCCGGTGGTACGAGAGCGTCGTCCGCGCCACCCCGCGCATCGACGGCGACATGGCCCTCATCTCGAGCCTCCTGCACGGCATCGACCCCTGATCGGCGTCTGGTGGTGAGGGTCACCAGCCGGCGCACTTTTATTTCGTAAGCCTAAGTATTATTCTGGACCGGTGAGTGAAAGCGATGACCTGGCCCGGGACCTGCGCCCCGCGGTCACCCGTTTGTACCTCGCGCTGCGCCGCCGGGCCCCCGTCGCGGAACTGAGCGCCGCCCAGGCGTCGGCGCTCTCGACCTTGCTCCTGCACGCGCCCCTGCGGATGGGCGCCCTCGCCGAACGTGAGGGCATCCGGATGCCGACGGCCACCGCCCTCGTCGACGGGCTGATCAAGATCGGGCTGGTGCATCGCGCACCCGACCCCGACGACCGGCGAGCCGTCATCGTCGACCTCACCGAACCGGGTCGCACGGCCATCGCCAAGGCGAGCCGACGCCGCGCGGACGTCCTCGCCGCCGCTCTCGCCAAGCTCTCCGACGAGGAGCGCGCCTCGCTCGTCGCGGCGATGCCCGCGCTGCTGGAACTGCAGCGCCAGCTGGAGGACCCCAAGATTTCGCCCGTCGAAAAGACGGACGGCAATGAAGAAGAACTAACCAAGTAGTCAGAAGGCAATAGTGACCACAACCATCGACGAGGCTGCCGCCCAACCGCAGCCACCAGCACCAGAGCCGACGCTCGCCGCGTCCTCCGCCGACCACGACGAGCACCCCTCGCTGATGTCGGTCTTCCGCCAACAGCCGCGCGCCGTGTGGGTCACCGCCTTTGCCGCGGTCATCGCCTTCATGGGCATCGGTCTGGTCGACCCGATCCTCAACACCATCGCCGAGGCTCTACACGCCCCGCCGTCGAAACTGACCCTGCTGTTCGGCGTCTACCTGGGCGTCCAGGTCGTCGCCATGCTGATCACCGGCTGGTCGGCCTACCGATTCGGCCCGAAGAAGACGCTGACCGTCGGCCTGGCACTGATCGTCTTCGCCGCCGGCGTGAGCGCCTTCGGCACCAACATCGACCAGCTGATCGCCCTGCGCGTCTTCTGGGGCTTGGGCAATGCCCTGTTCATGGCGACCGCGCTGGCGTTCATCGTCGGGCAGGCCAAGGGCGGTCAGAAGGGCGCGATCCTGCTGTACGAGGCGGCTCTCGGCGTCGGGCTGGCGGTCGGGCCGCTCCTCGGTGCTCTGCTGGGCACCTTCACCTGGAAGGCCCCGTTCGCCGGCACCGCGATCCTCATGCTGATCGGCGCCATCCTCTGCGCGTGGATGCTTCCCCCCGACGGGCCGCGCACGACCCGCACCCCGGTCGGCTTCAGCGCCCCGTTCCAGGCCCTGCGCAACCACACCCTCCTCGTCACCGGCATCGGTTCGGCCTTCTACACCGGCGCACTGTTCACCATCGTGGCGTGGGCGCCGATGGCGCTGTCCATCGCCAACAAGGCGAGCGGCCACGGCGGCGTCGGTCCGATCGGCGCCGGGCTGGTGTTCTTCGGCTGGGGCGTCCTGACCGCCGTGTCCGGCGTCTTCCTCGCCCCGCGCATCGCCGACGCAGTCGGCCAGAAGGCCGGCGTCATGGTCGCGATCGGCGTGTACAGCGTGGTCATGGCCCTCGCCGCCTACGGCGCGATCGAGCACTCGGTGATCATCATCGGCCTGGCCGTGATGCTGTCCGGCTTCCCGTCGGGTGTGCTGAACACGCTGTTCACCAGCGTCGCGATGTCCAGTGGTGACGCCGGCACTCCGCGCTCGGTTTCCAGCGCCGGGTACAGCTTCCTGCGCTGGATGGGTGGCGCGGCGTCGGCCATCATCGTCGCCCACCTCGCCGAGTGGTTCGGCGCCCCGGCCCCGTTCTGGTTCGCCGCGGCCTACTGCGTGATCGCCATCGGCGCGGTGTCGCTGGTGCGGACCGGAAAGCACGACCACGAGCCGGTCGCGCAGGACGCTGCCCTCATCGGCGCGGAAGAGCTCTAGGCGGCTACCCCTTGAGCGGGTCCAGCGTCACCTTCACCGACGTCCCGCGCTCGTCGCGTCGCGCCACCGCCTGACCGGTGCGGGCAGTTCCGTCCAGGTGCAGCGTGATGGGACCGCCGTCGGGGTAGAAGTTGCGCCACCACGTCTTCTGCTCCGGCGCGGCGACGCCGATGACCACTTCGTCGCCGCGTCGGCGGTAGGAGACGACGAGATGGACCGGCTTGCCGCTGCGCCTGCCGGTGTAGGACACCTCGACCATCGACTTGCCCAGGGCGTTGCCGACCACCGGAGCCGAGAGCAACGGTGTGACGATCCGGTTGGCCGTCGCCATGACTCGCTGCAGTGCGCTCATCTCTCCCCCTCTGCCTACTGCTGCGATGCCCAGCAGTTCAACGGACCGCCGGAACTCGTCCCGGAGGTGACGACCTGCCCATCGACGATGATCTGGCAGGTCACGGTACCGCGGACGACGATGCCGGTCAGGCGCAGATCGCCGCCGTCGGCGGTGGAACTCACCGACCACGGCGCGCGCACGGTCGCGATGATGCGGTTCCTCCCGTTGTCGGTGTAGTTCACGCCGATCAGATCGCCGTCGCCGGTGAGCTTGTACTCGACGGCACCCGTCTGCTGCTGCGACGTCGTCTCCTCCGATGTGGAGGGCTCGGTGGAGGATTCCTCCGACGAGCTCTCGTCGGTGGTGCTCGTCGTCGTGGAACTCGACGCCGGGGCCGGGGTGTCGCCGCCCTTGTGCCCGGTCACCGAGATCAGGAAGGCGATGAGGATGATCGCGACGATCGCGGCGACGATCGCGGCGATGAGCATCTTGGTGCGGTTGTGCCCGCCGCCCGCACCACCGGACTGGTAGTCACCGGCCTCATAGCCGCCCGTCTCGTAGTGGCTCGATTCCGGCGCGTACTGCTCGGTCGCGGGGAATTGCTCGGGCGAGTACCCGGTGGTCGGGTTCTCCGGGTCGAACCGTCGCGTCGAGGACTGGAACGGGTCCTGCGGACCCTGCGGATTGCTCATGGGAACATTCTGCCGGAATCCCGCCACCCCCGGCGCTACTCCCCGGCGATGGCGTCCAGCGGATTGGTCCGGGCCGCCCGAATCGCCGGCCAGACCGCGGCGACCACGCCCACCACGGCAGCCCCGACGAGCGTCGTCACGATCAACGACCAGGGCAGCACCGGACTACCGATTCCCCACTCGCGCAACGTGCGCACCAGCGCGACCGCCAGCCCGCAACCCAGGACGACGCCGAGCAACGCGCCGAACACGGCGATCAGCACCGACTCCAGGTACACCATCCGTCGCACCTGGCCGCGGACCATGCCGATCGCGCGCTCCATCCCGATCTCCTGGCGGCGCTCCACCACCGAGAGGGCCAGGGTGTTGATGATCCCCAGGACGGCGACCACCAGCGCGAGTCCGAGCAGCGCGTAGAGCACGCCGAGCATCTGGTCGATCAGCGATGAGACCGAACTCTTGTACTGCGCATTCGTCTGCACCTGCACCGTCAGGTACTTCGCGGTGGAATCGGCCAGCCGCTGATCGAGCCCGGCACCCTCCTTGCCCGGCGCGGCCCGGACGAACACCCCGGTCAACATCTGGGTGGAGGGCGGCACCACCTTCTCGTACGCGGAGCTGCCGAGTACCCACTGGCCCAGTGCGTTGTTGTTCTCGAAGACGCCGACCACCGGCACGTCGACGGTGACGCCGTCGGGACGAGCGAAGGCCAGCGTCTTGCCGACCGTCCACCCTTTATCCGTTGCCGTCCGCTCGGCGACGATCATCCCGTCTGGCGTCAGGTCGGTTCCGTCGGTGATCGTGTAGCGCACGACGTCGCCAAGCTTGCCGCCGACCGCGGCCCCGCCGATGACCTGGTGTCCGTCGACGTTGCTGATCACCATTCCCGAGCCGGCCACGTGCGCGACGCCGGGGGTGTCCCGCACGGCGCCCAGCACGGCGGGCGGAATGGGGCCGTGGTTCACGCCGGTGACGAAGTAGTCGGCGAGGACCGCGCGGTCCAGCGACGAGTCGACCGTGGCCTTGAAACTCGACCCGAGCGTGCCGATGATCGCGACCAGCATCAGGCCGATGGTCAACGCGAACGCGGTCGCCGCGGTGCGACGAGGATTGCGTGCGGCGTTGGTCCGCGCCAGTTGGCCGACCTTGCCGAACGGGCGGGTGATCACTCCCAGCGCGGAGACGACGGGCAGCGACAGGGCTGGCGCGCCCAGGACGACCGCCACGATCACGAGGACGGCACCGAGCCCGACGAGCAGCGCCGGACCCACTCCCTGTTTCAGGGCGCCGAGGATGGTCAGGGCGATACCGAGTGCGCCGACCACGGCACCGGCGACGGTCCGCGCCCGCAGCGACCGCGGTTCGGCCATCGTCGAGCGCATGGCCTCCACCGGCGCCACCCGCGCCGCCCGCCGGGCGGGCAGCCAGGCGCTGAGCATGGTGACGACGACGCCGACCGCCAGGGTGGCGATGACGGCCGTCGGCGTGACCCGCAACGGCCCGGACGGCAACCCCGACGAGGCGATGGCGATCGCACGCAGCGCCGCGGCCAGGCCGATCCCGACGACCAGGCCGACCGCCGACCCGAGCAACCCGACGATGAATGCCTCGGTCAGCACCGACCGCGACACCTGGCTGCGATTGGCGCCGATGGCGCGCAGCAGAGCGAGCTCGCGATTGCGCTGGGCGACGATCATCGCGAACGT
This genomic interval from Gordonia sp. X0973 contains the following:
- a CDS encoding MarR family winged helix-turn-helix transcriptional regulator, with product MSESDDLARDLRPAVTRLYLALRRRAPVAELSAAQASALSTLLLHAPLRMGALAEREGIRMPTATALVDGLIKIGLVHRAPDPDDRRAVIVDLTEPGRTAIAKASRRRADVLAAALAKLSDEERASLVAAMPALLELQRQLEDPKISPVEKTDGNEEELTK
- a CDS encoding MFS transporter — translated: MSVFRQQPRAVWVTAFAAVIAFMGIGLVDPILNTIAEALHAPPSKLTLLFGVYLGVQVVAMLITGWSAYRFGPKKTLTVGLALIVFAAGVSAFGTNIDQLIALRVFWGLGNALFMATALAFIVGQAKGGQKGAILLYEAALGVGLAVGPLLGALLGTFTWKAPFAGTAILMLIGAILCAWMLPPDGPRTTRTPVGFSAPFQALRNHTLLVTGIGSAFYTGALFTIVAWAPMALSIANKASGHGGVGPIGAGLVFFGWGVLTAVSGVFLAPRIADAVGQKAGVMVAIGVYSVVMALAAYGAIEHSVIIIGLAVMLSGFPSGVLNTLFTSVAMSSGDAGTPRSVSSAGYSFLRWMGGAASAIIVAHLAEWFGAPAPFWFAAAYCVIAIGAVSLVRTGKHDHEPVAQDAALIGAEEL
- a CDS encoding MmpS family transport accessory protein, with protein sequence MSNPQGPQDPFQSSTRRFDPENPTTGYSPEQFPATEQYAPESSHYETGGYEAGDYQSGGAGGGHNRTKMLIAAIVAAIVAIILIAFLISVTGHKGGDTPAPASSSTTTSTTDESSSEESSTEPSTSEETTSQQQTGAVEYKLTGDGDLIGVNYTDNGRNRIIATVRAPWSVSSTADGGDLRLTGIVVRGTVTCQIIVDGQVVTSGTSSGGPLNCWASQQ
- a CDS encoding ABC transporter permease; protein product: MASVMRRVSVRNLAAHKVRLFLTVFSVVLGTSFVAGSIVFTSSVSNAFTSIFDKTAQGVAVQLAPKNPSQMAATGAQASPGVPNAVVQQLSSSRERLGFDRLNVNYNGLVAVAAADGKALQTGNAPSIGTTFIPPDQAVAQGENKILPGGRGPQRAGEIAINKTAADKAGLHVGSKTRVVAGQGNSEPQDVTVVGVLDWPFEVGGFVNVAFDQDTARHLFSDGEHAGTVSLSAQPGVSDTELQTRVQNLLGPTQLKIQTGDEVRAESKEAVNKFLQIFTYILLAFAGIGLIVGTFIIYNTFAMIVAQRNRELALLRAIGANRSQVSRSVLTEAFIVGLLGSAVGLVVGIGLAAALRAIAIASSGLPSGPLRVTPTAVIATLAVGVVVTMLSAWLPARRAARVAPVEAMRSTMAEPRSLRARTVAGAVVGALGIALTILGALKQGVGPALLVGLGAVLVIVAVVLGAPALSLPVVSALGVITRPFGKVGQLARTNAARNPRRTAATAFALTIGLMLVAIIGTLGSSFKATVDSSLDRAVLADYFVTGVNHGPIPPAVLGAVRDTPGVAHVAGSGMVISNVDGHQVIGGAAVGGKLGDVVRYTITDGTDLTPDGMIVAERTATDKGWTVGKTLAFARPDGVTVDVPVVGVFENNNALGQWVLGSSAYEKVVPPSTQMLTGVFVRAAPGKEGAGLDQRLADSTAKYLTVQVQTNAQYKSSVSSLIDQMLGVLYALLGLALVVAVLGIINTLALSVVERRQEIGMERAIGMVRGQVRRMVYLESVLIAVFGALLGVVLGCGLAVALVRTLREWGIGSPVLPWSLIVTTLVGAAVVGVVAAVWPAIRAARTNPLDAIAGE